The Pseudofrankia inefficax genome window below encodes:
- a CDS encoding type I polyketide synthase, translated as MSDEKIRDLLKRVTIDLHRAQRRLRDTEAAAGEPIAIVGIGCRFPGGVRDAESLWELVAAGGDAVGELPRDRGWDVDGLYHPDPSHTGTSYSRHGGFLYDAAGFDAAFFGMSPREAAATDPQQRLLLEVAWETIENAGLDPADLRGSDTGVFAGITAQGYGAGASAESEGYALIGTTGSVASGRIAYTLGLEGPAISLDTACSSSLVAIHQASRALRAGDCRLALAGGVTVMATPSTFIEFSRQRGLAPDGRCKSFAAAADGTGWGEGVGLLLLERLSDARRLGHRIHAVVRGSAINQDGTSSQLTAPNGLAQQRVIRQALAAARLSPADVSALEGHGTGTTLGDPIEAQALLATYGQGRPAEAPLWLGSVKSNLGHTQAAAGVAGIIKLVGALRHGLLPKTLHVDKPTPDVDWDAGAVRLLTEPRPWPAGAEPRRAAVSSFGVSGTNAHLILEEAPEPEPGLPGAERPAAVPAQRTADPAAATASGSPSPRLDDAGAAPSGPPPVAAVGAVRPPWVLTARDPDALAAVAGQLAAHVRAHPELDVAAVAHALDRRARHARRAVVIPDPERSEPADAYLAALDGLAAGEQPAGLVLGQAREPGRVVFVLPGQGAQWDGMTTDLLETSPRYAHHLHQAADALAPYIDWSLLDVLYQRPGAPTLDRVDVVQPALWAITTSLAELWKAHGITPDAVLGHSQGEIAAATTAGILTLDDAARIVTRRSQIISRLAGTGAMASIPLPANAVQAHLDAGRVTGLSIAAVNGPRTTVVSGDATAVGELVEHYTAQGIRARVIPVDYASHSPAVEPLRTDLVAALGEITTQPTEVAFYSTVTAAVADPGTLSADYWYRNLRQPVRFADTARALLADGHTTYLEVSPHPVLTTTLTDTLEDAATVAPTLRRGEATLTRFHTSLADAHTHGTPVGWNPDPVPRTEPVDLPPYPFQHQPYWITPASQAARAGHTDQFWNTVHTGDPDALATLLGSADPATHTALNAALPALTTWHRAHTTRATIDNWRYRVAWRPVTPSPGRVPGHWLLAAPADRADAPATQALVRALVERGARVTTVRVGADVERAAVAAAIRSALAAADASPTERVAGVLSVLGLRSDLLPDHPSVPWGLGATVGLIQALHDLGLDTPVWLTTSGAVTTGPGDAVREPEQAMVWGLGPVLAAENPAGFGGLIDLPAEVDERAAARVADLLGGHHGETELAIRAGAVHARRLVRAPATETDTATYTPTGTTLVTGATGAIGQHLARWLAHNGAPHLLLLSQRGPDHPDAARLTHDLAQNGTHVTLLAGDIADPHHLTHALTHIPPNAPLTAIYHTAAILDDALTTDLTLTQINNTTRVKVDGARNLHHHTHSLTHFVLFSSMAGISGITGQGNYAPGNAYLDALAHHRRHHHQPATSIGWTHWAKAGDGTGDSARGIAPAHVETRLARRGLTLLPPAAALTALHHPLTHDTTHLVIADLDWNAFGRDQPGQLTAELRTAPAPRSGTASTEAARPGSARDAAGRLSEELATLPPARRAARLRTLVRAEASAVLGHRSTDRLEPTTSFRDLGFDSLTAVELCNRLRTASGLALPSTLIFDYPSPDSLAEYLAKRLALDAAENAAAGGEDVLGQLDRLEAALATASLDDATQERAAARLRELADAWGLPSGRPDQSRAEALGAQLSETSDDELIDLLGRRFGIS; from the coding sequence ATGAGCGACGAGAAGATCCGCGACCTGCTCAAGCGGGTGACCATCGACCTGCACCGCGCCCAGCGGCGCCTGCGCGACACCGAGGCCGCCGCCGGCGAGCCGATCGCGATCGTCGGGATCGGCTGCCGGTTCCCGGGCGGGGTGCGCGACGCCGAGAGCCTGTGGGAGCTGGTCGCCGCCGGCGGGGACGCCGTCGGGGAGCTGCCCCGCGACCGCGGCTGGGACGTCGACGGCCTCTACCACCCTGACCCGAGCCACACCGGTACCAGCTACTCCCGGCACGGCGGGTTCCTCTACGACGCGGCCGGCTTCGACGCGGCCTTCTTCGGGATGTCGCCCCGCGAGGCGGCGGCGACGGACCCGCAGCAGCGGCTGCTGCTGGAGGTGGCCTGGGAGACGATCGAGAACGCCGGCCTCGACCCGGCCGACCTGCGCGGCAGCGACACCGGCGTGTTCGCCGGGATCACCGCGCAGGGATACGGCGCGGGCGCGTCGGCCGAGTCCGAGGGCTACGCCCTGATCGGGACGACCGGCAGCGTGGCGTCAGGGCGGATCGCCTACACGCTGGGCCTGGAGGGCCCGGCGATCAGCCTGGACACGGCCTGCTCGTCGTCGCTGGTCGCCATCCACCAGGCCAGCCGGGCGCTGCGGGCCGGTGACTGCCGGCTGGCGCTGGCCGGCGGGGTCACGGTCATGGCGACGCCGAGCACGTTCATCGAGTTCAGCCGGCAGCGCGGGCTGGCCCCGGACGGGCGGTGCAAGTCGTTCGCCGCCGCGGCCGACGGCACCGGCTGGGGCGAGGGCGTCGGCCTGCTGCTGCTGGAGCGCCTGTCCGACGCCCGCCGGCTGGGCCACCGCATTCACGCGGTGGTCCGCGGCAGCGCGATCAACCAGGACGGCACCAGCAGCCAGCTCACCGCGCCCAACGGCCTGGCCCAGCAGCGGGTGATCCGCCAGGCCCTCGCGGCGGCCAGGCTGTCGCCGGCCGACGTCAGCGCGCTGGAGGGCCACGGCACCGGGACGACGCTGGGCGACCCGATCGAGGCCCAGGCGCTGCTGGCGACCTACGGCCAGGGCCGGCCGGCCGAGGCCCCGCTGTGGCTGGGCTCGGTCAAGTCCAACCTCGGCCACACCCAGGCGGCGGCCGGCGTGGCCGGCATCATCAAGCTGGTCGGTGCCCTGCGCCACGGGCTGCTGCCGAAGACGCTGCACGTCGACAAGCCCACGCCCGACGTCGACTGGGACGCCGGCGCCGTCCGGCTGCTCACCGAGCCCCGGCCCTGGCCGGCCGGCGCCGAGCCCCGGCGCGCGGCGGTGTCCTCGTTCGGCGTCAGCGGTACGAACGCCCATCTCATCCTTGAGGAGGCGCCGGAACCGGAGCCGGGCCTCCCGGGCGCGGAACGCCCAGCGGCGGTGCCGGCCCAGCGGACGGCGGACCCGGCGGCCGCCACGGCCAGCGGCTCGCCGTCACCGCGGCTGGACGACGCGGGAGCAGCGCCGTCCGGACCGCCACCGGTGGCCGCGGTGGGGGCCGTCCGCCCGCCGTGGGTGCTCACGGCACGCGACCCCGACGCTCTGGCGGCGGTGGCCGGCCAGCTGGCCGCGCACGTCCGGGCTCACCCCGAGCTGGACGTCGCGGCAGTGGCGCACGCGCTGGACCGGCGGGCCCGGCACGCGCGGCGCGCGGTCGTCATCCCGGACCCCGAACGGTCCGAGCCGGCGGACGCCTACCTGGCCGCGCTGGACGGGCTGGCCGCGGGCGAGCAGCCGGCTGGCCTGGTCCTGGGCCAGGCCCGCGAGCCCGGCCGCGTGGTGTTCGTCCTCCCCGGTCAGGGCGCCCAGTGGGACGGCATGACCACCGACCTCCTCGAAACCTCACCCCGCTACGCCCACCACCTCCACCAGGCCGCCGACGCCCTCGCCCCCTACATCGACTGGTCACTGCTCGACGTCCTCTACCAACGACCCGGGGCCCCCACCCTCGACCGCGTCGACGTCGTCCAACCGGCGCTGTGGGCCATCACCACCAGCCTCGCCGAACTGTGGAAAGCCCACGGCATCACCCCCGACGCCGTCCTCGGCCACAGCCAAGGCGAAATCGCCGCCGCCACCACCGCCGGCATCCTCACCCTCGACGACGCCGCTCGCATCGTCACCCGCCGGTCACAGATCATCAGCCGCCTCGCCGGCACCGGCGCGATGGCCTCCATCCCGCTACCCGCCAACGCCGTCCAGGCCCACCTCGACGCGGGCCGCGTCACCGGGCTGAGCATCGCCGCCGTCAACGGCCCCCGGACCACCGTCGTCTCCGGCGACGCCACCGCCGTCGGCGAGCTGGTCGAGCACTACACCGCTCAGGGCATCCGGGCCCGGGTCATCCCCGTCGACTACGCGTCCCACTCCCCCGCCGTCGAGCCGCTGCGCACCGACCTGGTCGCCGCCCTCGGTGAGATCACCACCCAGCCCACCGAGGTCGCCTTCTACTCGACGGTCACCGCCGCCGTCGCCGACCCGGGCACCCTCAGCGCCGACTACTGGTACCGCAACCTGCGCCAGCCGGTCCGGTTCGCCGACACGGCCCGCGCGCTGCTCGCCGACGGGCACACCACGTACCTCGAGGTCAGCCCCCACCCCGTCCTCACCACCACCCTCACCGACACCCTCGAAGACGCCGCCACCGTCGCCCCCACCCTGCGGCGGGGCGAGGCGACCCTGACCCGTTTCCACACCTCCCTCGCCGACGCCCACACCCACGGCACCCCTGTCGGCTGGAATCCCGACCCCGTGCCGAGAACCGAACCCGTCGACCTGCCGCCGTACCCGTTCCAGCACCAGCCCTACTGGATCACCCCCGCCAGCCAGGCCGCCCGCGCGGGTCACACCGACCAGTTCTGGAACACGGTCCACACTGGCGATCCCGACGCCCTCGCCACCCTCCTCGGCAGCGCCGACCCCGCCACCCACACCGCCCTCAACGCCGCGCTGCCCGCGCTCACGACCTGGCACCGCGCCCACACCACCCGCGCCACCATCGACAACTGGCGCTACCGCGTCGCCTGGCGGCCGGTCACCCCGTCCCCGGGACGGGTGCCAGGCCACTGGCTGCTGGCCGCGCCCGCCGACCGCGCCGACGCGCCGGCCACCCAGGCCCTGGTCCGCGCGCTGGTCGAGCGGGGCGCGCGGGTGACGACGGTCCGGGTCGGCGCTGATGTCGAGCGGGCGGCCGTGGCGGCGGCGATCCGGTCCGCGCTCGCCGCCGCCGACGCGTCGCCGACCGAGCGGGTCGCCGGGGTCCTGTCCGTGCTGGGCCTCCGCAGCGACCTGCTGCCGGACCACCCGTCGGTGCCGTGGGGGCTCGGCGCGACCGTCGGCCTGATCCAGGCGCTGCACGATCTCGGGCTGGACACCCCGGTGTGGCTGACGACGAGCGGCGCGGTCACCACCGGGCCGGGAGACGCGGTCCGGGAGCCAGAGCAGGCGATGGTCTGGGGCCTGGGGCCGGTCCTGGCGGCCGAGAACCCGGCCGGGTTCGGTGGCCTGATCGACCTGCCCGCGGAGGTGGACGAACGCGCCGCGGCGCGGGTCGCCGACCTCCTCGGTGGTCACCACGGCGAGACCGAGCTGGCCATCCGGGCCGGCGCCGTCCATGCCCGCCGGCTGGTGCGGGCGCCCGCCACCGAAACCGACACGGCCACCTACACCCCGACCGGCACGACCCTGGTCACCGGTGCCACGGGAGCGATCGGCCAGCACCTCGCACGCTGGCTCGCCCACAACGGCGCGCCCCATCTACTACTGCTCTCACAGCGAGGACCGGACCACCCTGACGCGGCACGACTCACCCACGACCTCGCCCAGAACGGCACCCACGTCACCCTCCTCGCGGGCGACATCGCCGACCCCCATCACCTCACCCACGCCCTGACCCACATCCCACCCAACGCACCCCTCACGGCGATCTACCACACCGCCGCCATCCTCGACGACGCCCTCACCACCGACCTCACCCTGACCCAGATCAACAACACCACCCGCGTCAAAGTCGACGGCGCCCGCAACCTCCACCACCACACCCACAGCCTCACCCACTTCGTCCTCTTCTCCTCCATGGCCGGCATCTCCGGCATCACCGGCCAAGGCAACTACGCCCCCGGCAACGCCTACCTCGACGCCCTCGCCCACCACCGCCGCCACCACCACCAACCCGCCACCAGCATCGGCTGGACGCACTGGGCCAAGGCCGGTGACGGAACCGGTGACAGCGCCCGGGGCATCGCGCCGGCCCACGTCGAGACGCGGCTGGCCCGCCGCGGCCTCACCCTGCTGCCACCCGCCGCCGCCCTCACCGCCCTGCACCACCCCCTCACCCACGACACCACCCACCTCGTCATCGCCGACCTCGACTGGAACGCCTTCGGGCGCGACCAGCCCGGACAGCTGACCGCCGAGCTGCGCACCGCCCCCGCGCCGAGATCGGGGACCGCCTCGACCGAGGCCGCGCGGCCCGGCAGCGCCCGGGACGCGGCGGGCCGGCTGTCCGAGGAACTGGCCACGCTCCCCCCGGCGCGGCGGGCGGCACGGCTGCGGACCCTGGTGCGGGCGGAGGCGTCCGCCGTCCTCGGCCACCGGTCGACGGACCGGCTGGAGCCGACGACGAGCTTCCGCGACCTGGGCTTCGACTCCCTCACGGCGGTCGAGCTGTGCAACCGCCTGCGGACGGCGAGCGGCCTGGCCCTGCCGAGCACCTTGATCTTCGACTACCCGTCCCCCGACTCGCTGGCCGAGTACCTGGCGAAACGGCTGGCGCTCGACGCGGCCGAGAACGCCGCGGCCGGCGGCGAGGACGTGCTCGGCCAGCTCGACCGCCTCGAGGCGGCGCTGGCGACGGCCAGCCTGGACGACGCCACCCAGGAACGAGCGGCCGCCCGGCTGCGGGAGCTGGCCGACGCCTGGGGCCTGCCGTCCGGGCGTCCAGACCAGAGCCGGGCCGAGGCGCTCGGCGCCCAGCTGTCCGAGACGAGCGACGACGAGCTCATCGACCTCCTCGGCCGCCGGTTCGGCATCTCGTGA